The DNA sequence TCCGACACGATGAAATTGGCGTTGGCGGTCATCCCCGGCAACAGCGCGCCATCGGGGTTCGCCGCCTTGACGATGACGGTGTAGGTGACCACATTCTGCTGGGTCGTCGGATTCAGCCGGATCTGGTCGACGGTGCCGGTGAACTGCCGGGCGCCATAGGCATCGACGGTGAAATCGACGCGCTGGCCGGGCTTGACCTTGGCGACATCGGCTTCGGCGACGGCGGCCTCGATCTGCATCTGCGTCAGGTCGCGGGCGATCTGGAACAGCGTCGGCGTGTTGAACGACGCCGCCACTGTCTGGCCGATATCGATCTGGCGGCTGATGACGACCCCGGCGACGGGCGATCGGATGACGCTGAACTCCAGATTGGCGCGGTCCTGGCGGATCTGCGCTTCGGCCTGCGCCACCTGCGCTGCCGTGCTGCGCGCCGACGCCAGCGCGGTTTCATAATCCTGGCGGCTGATGAAATCCTGCTTGACCAGCTGTGCCGCCCGCGCGGCGTTGGCGGATTGCAGCTGCGCGGTGGCGCGGATGTTGGTCAGCGCCGCCTCGCTCGCCTGCAGCCGCGAATTGAACAGCGCCGGATCGAGCCGCAGCAGCAGCTGCCCGGCCTTCACCCGGTCGTTGAAATCGGCATAGAGCGCCTGCACCGTTCCCGACACCTGGGTGCCGACGCTGACGACACGCACCGGGTTGATGATGCCGTTGGCGGTGATCTCCTCGGTCAGGTCGCCGCGTTCGACGACCGCGGTCTTGTACGGATCGACCACCGGCGGCGGGTTGAAGCGCTTCCACAGGACGAACGCTGCAACGGCTGCAACGACGAGGGCGAGGATGATCCAGCTGCGGCGCTTCATGATGTGCACTCACCGTTCGACATCGATGGCCTCCCCGATGCTGCCGATGGCGCGGGCGAGCTGGGCGTTGTTGGTGCGGACATTATATTCAGCCTGGACAAGCTGCTGGCGGGCGCTGGCGAGCGCGCTTTGGGCGTTGAGCAGGTCGGCGAAGGTGCCGACGCCGGCGCGATAGCGGCCCTGTGCCAGGTCGGCGGACAGGGTGGCGCTGCGCACCAGCACCCGCGCCGTGGCCAGGCTGCTGAAGGCGTTGTCGAGCGCGACGAAGTTCGAATAGACCGACAGCCCCGCCTGTTGCCGCGTCTGTTCGGCCAGCGCCTGCTGCTGTTCCAGCTGGGCCCGCGCCGCCGCGATATTGTAGCGGGTGTTCCAGCCCGAAAACAGCGGCACGGACAAGGCCAGCCCCGCCGACGCGACGTTGCGGTCGATCGTCGTGTCGATGGCGGACAGGCCGTTCGATGCTTGTACCGACAGGCTGGGGCGGCCGGCGGATTGCGCGTTGCGCACATTGGCGGCGGCGGCATCGACATTGGCGCGCGCGGCGATGATGTCGGGCCGCAGCCGCTCGGCATCGGCGATCAGCGCTTCGGCGCCGGCCCGCAGCACGTCGCCCGATGCCAGCGGCGCGGTCGGCGCGAGGTCGAGCGTCCGGGTGGGCGGCAGGCCGATGGCGACGGCGAGCTGTGCCGCCGATGTGGCGATGGCGCCGCGGGTCTGGATCAGCGTCAGTTCGGCCTGGGCAAAGGCGGTTTCGGCCTGCAACTGGTCGGCACCGGTGGCGACGCCGGCGGCCTTGCGCCCGGTGGCGAGATCGCGCGACTGGCGGGCGAAGGTCAGGTTGGCGACATTGGCCGCCTCGATGGCGCGATTGGCCTCCAGATTGTTGTAGGCGGTGACGACGTTGAGGACGACACCCTGCGCCGCATCGGCATAGTTGGCGAAGGCGGCGCGCTGCTGCGCGGTGGCGGCGTCGATCGCGGCCCGCCGGCCGCCGCCATCGAAGATCAGGTAATTGACGGCCAGCCGCGCCGAGCTGTTGACCTGGGTCAGCACGCTGCTGCCGCCGACGACATTGCCATTGGCATCGATGAAGCCGGTGTCCTGGAAACTCTTGCTGCTGCTCAGCGTCGGGCCGATGCTGAGGCTTGCGGAGGGCAGTTGCGCCGACCGGGCGATGCCGATCTGCGCTGCCGCACCCCGCACGCCGGCCCAGGACACTGCGGTCTGCGGGTTGCGGCACAGCGCGATATCGACAAGGTCGGGCAGCGTCAGCGCGCGTGTCGGCACCTCGCCGCACGCCGCCTGGCGGGCAGACAGCGGCGGCGGCGCCGCAGGGATGATTCCGCGCGGGTCATCATGCGTCGGCACGGCCGATGCCGAAGACGCAAGGAGCAGCGCCGCGAGAGCGAAACGGACAATCATGAGGTTCGGACAGGCCTTTAGCGCATGCAGACGTTACGCGGCGAGGCGTCATTTCACCCGCGACCATTTGGTGAGATGATTGTCATCCCGGTCGAGGTCGTGCCGGCGGCACGATCCGCGGCTAGGCGGCCCGGGGCAGGCGCCGCGCACCGGCGGCCGTCTCGCGGACCAGGTCGGCGACATAGGGTTCGAAATTCACCTGCATCGTGTGCCGCCGGCTGGCATAATAATGGCCCTGGTAGCGCGCCTCGTCATCGGCGATGGCCTTCGCCATCGTCGCCGGATCGGGCAGGGCATAGCGGCCGGTCAGATAGGCAACGAGCAGCTTCGACTGTTGTTCGGCAAGGTTGACAAGGGTCGGCAGCGCCTGGGCCAGGCCCATGAACCACAGGCCATGCAGCGCTGGCTCTGCCTGCACCATGCGCTTGAACAGCGGGATATGGTTGTCGGTGACCGGCGCGTCGTCAGGGGCCAGAAAAGGGAAGTCGATATTGTAGCCGGTGGCGGTAACGATGACGTCGATCGTTTCGCGGCTGCCGTCGCTGAACACCACCTCGGCGCCGTCGAACCGGTCGATGGCGGGCTTGATGGCGATATCGCCGTTCGACATGCGGGTCAGGAATTCGCCGCTGACGGTGGGGTGCGCTTCCAGCGGCTTGTGGTCGGGGGTCGGCAGGCCATAATCCTCCATGCGGCCGACCGCCTTGATGATGGTGCGCGCCGCCAGCTTTCGAACAAGGCCCAGCGGCATCCACGCCGGCAGCGGCGTCTT is a window from the Polymorphobacter fuscus genome containing:
- a CDS encoding efflux RND transporter periplasmic adaptor subunit, which translates into the protein MKRRSWIILALVVAAVAAFVLWKRFNPPPVVDPYKTAVVERGDLTEEITANGIINPVRVVSVGTQVSGTVQALYADFNDRVKAGQLLLRLDPALFNSRLQASEAALTNIRATAQLQSANAARAAQLVKQDFISRQDYETALASARSTAAQVAQAEAQIRQDRANLEFSVIRSPVAGVVISRQIDIGQTVAASFNTPTLFQIARDLTQMQIEAAVAEADVAKVKPGQRVDFTVDAYGARQFTGTVDQIRLNPTTQQNVVTYTVIVKAANPDGALLPGMTANANFIVSDRKNVLLVPNAALSFKPEGYKPVRTAGRARPQADLVTLFVLANGQPEARRVRAGASDADNSEILSGPLKVGDVVVTGSNIGAKPAGGLFSGPPGGRRESPNSGGNGKAPAAR
- a CDS encoding TolC family protein, whose product is MPTHDDPRGIIPAAPPPLSARQAACGEVPTRALTLPDLVDIALCRNPQTAVSWAGVRGAAAQIGIARSAQLPSASLSIGPTLSSSKSFQDTGFIDANGNVVGGSSVLTQVNSSARLAVNYLIFDGGGRRAAIDAATAQQRAAFANYADAAQGVVLNVVTAYNNLEANRAIEAANVANLTFARQSRDLATGRKAAGVATGADQLQAETAFAQAELTLIQTRGAIATSAAQLAVAIGLPPTRTLDLAPTAPLASGDVLRAGAEALIADAERLRPDIIAARANVDAAAANVRNAQSAGRPSLSVQASNGLSAIDTTIDRNVASAGLALSVPLFSGWNTRYNIAAARAQLEQQQALAEQTRQQAGLSVYSNFVALDNAFSSLATARVLVRSATLSADLAQGRYRAGVGTFADLLNAQSALASARQQLVQAEYNVRTNNAQLARAIGSIGEAIDVER